In the genome of Catharus ustulatus isolate bCatUst1 chromosome 1, bCatUst1.pri.v2, whole genome shotgun sequence, the window TAGATTTTGCTATTAATTAGTTTGAATGTGGGACAGTACTGCTGGGAGAAAGAAAGTGGCCTAAATAGCATGGTCCAAATTTTATCTGTAGCTATCCAAGAAATACGGATGTCTTTTATTAACCCCTGCCACCTCTGACAGCTAGAAATAAATGTTGGAGCTGTCTTACTACTAATGGATTTTTGGATCTCAATTAACATGTAAGGCGGAAATGGTGGGAGCATGCTGCAGAGAAGGAAGACAGCTGGTGGGACAAGTTTTCATGCCTGGTTCAGCTCCGAATGGCAGAATTAACCTTCGGACAAATATAAGAACATTTGCACACACAACGGAGACCCTTAATTACTGAATGTCTGGAGAACAGAGCAGGGTTCTTCTCTCCCGGAGCACACTTTATTATTCTTATTCGGTTCCAATGAGTACAGTAAATCCCCTATTCAGCCTTCATCATTTTTCTGGACTATGCATTTCGGGAGAGCAACAGGACCTCCATTCTGTTTGTGCAATGGGGCTTCAGGCATGCAAAAATGGCCACTGCTGGCGGTCACTGTATGCCTATTCACCCCCCTCCCCAGAATACAACAAGAATTTTCCAAAAAGCCTGACGAGAGGTATTGCAAGTCGCACAGCATTCGACTCTAGTTGCCCGCTATGttgagggaggaagggaaatgggaaagccCTGTTGGGATTATTTTTGTATGTCGGGTGCTGCTGTGGACACGATGGGAGGAAGGCGCAGATAACACACAGGTAGTAGTAGCGAGTTACGGAAAGAGTCTCTGGGGAGAGGCGAGTTTTGGCCACTCCAACATCACCGTGTGTGCGCTGTGCCACATCGCGGGCTGCGCCTGCTGCTGCGGCTCCTGCCCGCGCCTCAAGTGACCGCACCGAGTCTCCCACATTTCAGACCCGTAGAGATCCCCTGGCACTGCCGCGGgtccctcctccagccctgccctttaCTGTGTGCCAAAACTCGACTGCCCCGCCCGGGATTAGCCCGGCTGCTGCACGGCGGGGGCACCGAGGGCGACGGGCCCAGTCCGGGTGCGCCGCTCAACAGCTTCCACAATCGTCATCACCGGGGAATCCAAAAACACCCCCGGGACAGCCGGGCCGGCGCGCTGCCGACCGACACGGCACAGCCCCGTCCCCCGCGGGCCGCCCCGCCGCGGGGCCCCTTCCCcagcgccgcccccgccgccttTGTGCGCGgcgcggggcagccccggcccgccTGCGCCCGCCCCCGGGTGAGGCGTTGGGAGACGGTCCCTTACGCAGGAAAGTTCGGCGTCGGTTTCAAGGCTCCTCCCTCCGGTGAAGCAGACTGCGGGGCGCCTGGAAACCGGTCGGAGGGAGCGCGGCGCGGCGAGGCGAGGGGCGCGGGCTCGAGGGGCCGGCACAAATGGtcaggcggcggcggcggaggcggcggcggcggcggtagcGGCAGCGGCGGTAATCGGAGGCGCGGCGGACGCTGCCGCCGGTACGGGCAAGAGCTGCTCGCTGCGCTCCGCGGCCGCGTGAGTggcggccggggctgccccgtccctgcccgccgctcCCTTCATGAGTCGCAACTTCGGGCCGGGaggagcagcggcggcggcggcggcggggcggcgggagCCCGGCAGGGCAGGCGGCACCGACTGAGCATGGCCGAGCGGCGCGGGCCGGCGgtgagcggcggcggggaagtTGGCACCGGCCGGTGCCCgcggctgccgctgctgctggcgctgctgtgggcggcggcgctgccggcCGGGGGGCAGCTGCCGGCGTCGCAGTACAACGGCGAGCGGGGCATCTCCATCCCTGACCACGGCTACTGCCAGCCCATCTCCATCCCTCTCTGCACTGACATCGCCTACAACCAGACCATCATGCCCAACCTGCTGGGCCACACCAACCAGGAGGACGCGGGGCTGGAGGTGCACCAGTTCTACCCGCTGGTGAAGGTGCAGTGCTCGGCCGAACTCAAGTTCTTCCTGTGCTCCATGTACGCGCCGGTGTGCACCGTGCTGGAGCAGGCCCTGCCGCCCTGCCGCTCCCTCTGCGAGCGGGCCCGCCAGGGCTGCGAGGCCCTCATGAACAAGTTCGGCTTCCAGTGGCCCGACACGCTGCGCTGCGAAAAGTTCCCGGTGCACGGGGCCGGCGAGCTCTGCGTGGGGCAGAACGCCTCCGAGCGCGGCACCCCCACGCCCGCCCTGCGCCCCGAGAGCTGGACCAGCAACCCGCACCGCGGGGGCgccggcggcggccccgggggcCCTGGGCCCGGCGAGTCCCGCGGGCGCTTCACCTGCCCGCGGGCGCTGAAGGTGCCCTCCTACCTGAACTACCGCTTCCTGGGAGAGAAGGACTGCGGGGCGCCCTGCGAGCCCGGCCGCCTCTACGGGCTCATGTATTTCGGGCCCGAGGAGCTGCGCTTCTCCCGCACCTGGATCGGCATCTGGTCCGTGCTCTGTTGTGCCTCCACCCTCTTCACCGTCCTCACCTACTTGGTGGACATGAAGCGATTCAGCTACCCCGAGCGGCCCATCATCTTCCTCTCAGGCTGCTACACGGCGGTGGCCGTGGCCTATATCGCCGGCTTCCTCCTGGAGGAGAGGGTGGTCTGCAACGAGCGCTTTGCCGAGGACGGTTCCCGCACCGTGGCGCAGGGCACGAAGCGGGAGGGCTGCACCATCCTCTTCATGATGCTCTACTTCTTTGGCATGGCCAGCTCCATCTGGTGGGTCATCCTCTCCCTTACCTGGTTCCTTGCTGCTGGCATGAAGTGGGGCCATGAGGCCATTGAGGCCAACTCCCAGTACTTTCATCTGGCCGCCTGGGCCGTGCCGGCCATCAAGACCATCACCATCCTTGCCCTGGGACAAGTGGATGGGGACGTCCTCAGTGGCGTCTGCTTTGTGGGCATCAACAACGTGGATGCCCTGAGGGGCTTCGTGCTGGCCCCCTTGTTCGTCTACCTGTTCATCGGCACCTCTTTCCTGCTGGCTGGCTTTGTGTCCCTCTTCAGGATCCGGACCATCATGAAGCATGACGGCACCAAGACAGAAAAACTGGAGAAGCTCATGGTGAGGATAGGCATCTTCAGCGTCCTCTACACGGTGCCGGCCACCATCGTCATTGCCTGTTACTTTTACGAGCAAGCTTTTAGGGAACAGTGGGAGAGAAGCTGGGTCACGCAGAGTTGTAAGAGTTATGCCATTCCCTGCCCCAACAACCATAGCGGCCACCACCCACCCATGAGCCCCGACTTCACTGTCTTCATGATCAAGTATCTCATGACCTTAATCGTGGGCATCACCTCGGGCTTCTGGATCTGGTCTGGGAAAACCCTGAACTCCTGGAGAAAGTTTTACACCAGGCTCACCAACAGCAAGCAGGGTGAGACCACGGTCTGAGACCCCTGCTTGCCAGGCTAGGGAGATACAGCCAGGCAGAGGACTGAGGCTCTGCCTCAGGAAGCAGCTCCTTATCCAGCCTGGGCAAACTTTTGGGACTGCGAGTGGCTTCCACAGGCGGCGGGGAGCAGAGGACGAGCCAGGGGGACCCCAGTGCCTGGGATCTCCGGGctctgccctccccatgccgctCGGGCTGTCTCCTCTAGGAACTGAACGCATTGTCAGGTTGGGGGAGAGGGATGTAAATAGCCTCTGTAAGATTTTGTAagtatatttgtatttaaattacaaaaaaactcacttttttaattatttaggACGCTTCTAACCCGTTTGCGGATTTTACTTCTTCTCTTCACATCcccccccttttcttttttttaatttaaagaaaaaaaaggctttggatttttatttcgTAGGGCGGAATGGGAAAAGCTGCCGGTAAGAGAATCGAAAAGAAGCCCCCTTCTTCTCCCCCACACAGGTTTTGTAATGGCTTTGCTTGGAATTTCAGCTGCATGAAACAGGAGGGCACAGAGCGGTGCTGCGGCCGGGGGCGTCTCCTGACCCGGGCTGGGTCCTGGCCCCGGCCCCGTCTGGGGAGCGCGGAGCCCCGCCCGGTCCCGTTCGGGGAGGACGAAGAACCGGCCGGGCATGGCGCTGCGgcgagccccggccccgctgacCCCGCTGGGCCTTGCTGGGGTGCAAACATCCGCCGTGCTCGGGGCCGCTCTGTGGAGGGAGAGCCCCGGCGGTGTGCGGGCTGGGGCCGGGGTGCCCGGGTCTGGCCgtgctcagcaggagctggcccGGTTCGGGGTACGAGCTGGGGTTCAGCACCGCTTGCACCTGTAGCACCTCCGATGGCTCAGGGGGTGGGTGGCCACAGAGGTACAGCGAAATGCCCTTCcgctggggttttttcctaagCCCACGTTGCAGTCCCGGGGCGCCCCGGCGGTGCTCATACCGCCGCCTGCCCCCGTCCCTCCCGCCGGGCTGCTGCCGGCTGGGGTCAGCAGGATCAGGAAATACGGGCTCAGTGAAAAGAGCTTCATCGGAATAAAACGCAGCGTTCAGTTTggggcttttgtttgtttcctccCTGCCCCCTAGTTATATTCATACACCAACTCTTCATATGGGAAACGTTGGAGCCATTGCCATTCCTCTGAATTTTAATTCATTGAGATTTAAATCATTGCACATCATGAGGGTGTGATGATTTTTGCCAGTAGTAAAAacaatggaaaggaaaacagaaaaacagaatgcTTAAGCACTCTGGTGAGATCTGAAACCTGAAAGAGCCTCTgctgtcttttttcccctctttttttcagTACAGAAATAACATTGCATACTGCAAAGATAAGATACCATGTATGCAGTACATCTACTACCTTGTATGCTCCTGGGTGTGTGGGATTGTGCTTCTAATACATTAAAAAAGTTAAAGACGAAATTGTAACTTTCAACAGATGCATTTGAATATGTAGACCTCTGTATGAAAAACAGCAGAATGCTTCTCTCCTGATTGTATtgttttaaacttctttttataTTACAAATGCCTGTATTTAGGTTCATAAACATTATCTATGGCTACCATACcctaaaatgcaaaattattttaatttggtatgcatttatttctgttcgTTATCACAAGATCATCTATATTTATAGAGGAATagaaatttatatatattaaataccatatttttaatttctctgaaataaattgAGGTTTTGTACAAAAGTAGCTTGTCCCTTTACGTATTCCTCTAACTCCTACTGTGTGAAAGCAGTGTATATACTATCAGATGTGTGGGATTCCTTTTTTCTTATGTTGAGTTCACAGTAACAAGCTGGAATTCAGTGTTGGAATTCATTgtgcattttggtttttatctttGGGCCAGTCTAGATTAATCCTTCAAAAGAAGTAATGTA includes:
- the FZD1 gene encoding frizzled-1, which encodes MAERRGPAVSGGGEVGTGRCPRLPLLLALLWAAALPAGGQLPASQYNGERGISIPDHGYCQPISIPLCTDIAYNQTIMPNLLGHTNQEDAGLEVHQFYPLVKVQCSAELKFFLCSMYAPVCTVLEQALPPCRSLCERARQGCEALMNKFGFQWPDTLRCEKFPVHGAGELCVGQNASERGTPTPALRPESWTSNPHRGGAGGGPGGPGPGESRGRFTCPRALKVPSYLNYRFLGEKDCGAPCEPGRLYGLMYFGPEELRFSRTWIGIWSVLCCASTLFTVLTYLVDMKRFSYPERPIIFLSGCYTAVAVAYIAGFLLEERVVCNERFAEDGSRTVAQGTKREGCTILFMMLYFFGMASSIWWVILSLTWFLAAGMKWGHEAIEANSQYFHLAAWAVPAIKTITILALGQVDGDVLSGVCFVGINNVDALRGFVLAPLFVYLFIGTSFLLAGFVSLFRIRTIMKHDGTKTEKLEKLMVRIGIFSVLYTVPATIVIACYFYEQAFREQWERSWVTQSCKSYAIPCPNNHSGHHPPMSPDFTVFMIKYLMTLIVGITSGFWIWSGKTLNSWRKFYTRLTNSKQGETTV